Proteins encoded by one window of Homo sapiens chromosome 6 genomic scaffold, GRCh38.p14 alternate locus group ALT_REF_LOCI_6 HSCHR6_MHC_QBL_CTG1:
- the HLA-DMB gene encoding HLA class II histocompatibility antigen, DM beta chain precursor (The RefSeq protein has 1 substitution compared to this genomic sequence), which translates to MITFLPLLLGLSLGCTGAGGFVAHVESTCLLDDAGTPKDFTYCISFNKDLLTCWDPEENKMAPCEFGVLNSLANVLSQHLNQKDTLMQRLRNGLQNCATHTQPFWGSLTNRTRPPSVQVAKTTPFNTREPVMLACYVWGFYPAEVTITWRKNGKLVMPHSSAHKTAQPNGDWTYQTLSHLALTPSYGDTYTCVVEHTGAPEPILRDWTPGLSPMQTLKVSVSAVTLGLGLIIFSLGVISWRRAGHSSYTPLPGSNYSEGWHIS; encoded by the exons ATGATCACATTCCTGCCGCTGCTGCTGGGGCTCAGCCTGGGCTGCACAGGAGCAG GTGGCTTCGTGGCCCATGTGGAAAGCACCTGTCTGTTGGATGATGCTGGGACTCCAAAGGATTTCACATACTGCATCTCCTTCAACAAGGATCTGCTGACCTGCTGGGATCCAGAGGAGAATAAGATGGCCCCTTGCGAATTTGGGGTGCTGAATAGCTTGGCGAATGTCCTCTCACAGCACCTCAACCAAAAAGACACCCTGATGCAGCGCTTGCGCAATGGGCTTCAGAATTGTGCCACACACACCCAGCCCTTCTGGGGATCACTGACCAACAGGACAC GGCCACCATCTGTGCAAGTAGCCAAAACCACTCCTTTTAACACGAGGGAGCCTGTGATGCTGGCCTGCTATGTGTGGGGCTTCTATCCAGCAGAAGTGACTATCACGTGGAGGAAGAACGGGAAGCTTGTCATGCCTCACAGCAGTGCGCACAAGACTGCCCAGCCCAATGGAGACTGGACATACCAGACCCTCTCCCATTTAGCCTTAACCCCCTCTTACGGGGACACTTACACCTGTGTGGTAGAGCACATTGGGGCTCCTGAGCCCATCCTTCGGGACTGGA CACCTGGGCTGTCCCCCATGCAGACCCTGAAGGTTTCTGTGTCTGCAGTGACTCTGGGCCTGGGCCTCATCATCTTCTCTCTTGGTGTGATCAGCTGGCGGAGAGCTGGCCACTCTA GTTACACTCCTCTTCCTGGGTCCAATTATTCAGAAG GATGGCACATTTCCTAG